From the genome of Papaver somniferum cultivar HN1 chromosome 2, ASM357369v1, whole genome shotgun sequence, one region includes:
- the LOC113348550 gene encoding transcription factor MYB101-like, which yields MMNKHKSINENGVLGRREDFSPDHHGGGGEGGGGSGLKKGPWTAGEDAILTEYVKRHGEGNWNAVQKNSGLARCGKSCRLRWANHLRPNLKKGSFSPEEEHLILELHSKLGNKWARMAAQLPGRTDNEIKNYWNTRVKRRQRAGLPLYPENLQRQSSSSLSFQLPNQNQSNDLQFSSFQQQKPSFNSSPFTLFNLANTTISTPPFASQFHEYKRYRSANSNYGYSLPFSSNDHAQLPSSLFSQNHSSQLQSSSNVEGYHFGNFELNPSTQIQRNSFEPDELGGSSSDFSLKLELPSIQLPDGAVANAANSGSVAEGCNLSSQSYLLDALLQQAQTMANGDNGKRAEKRYGFDQFAQDAPTSESVFKMNGSNPSASQGSFGAGMKLKEEPKEVINSGDDDLSSLLDIVPPPMHIGEWGYSDNSGEISNGPSSGVTEDDVGGLDQMKQLSTTSMPNTNSDSEYWNDTWNNMPGIC from the exons ATGATGAACAAACACAAGAGCATCAACGAGAATGGAGTATTAGGAAGAAGAGAAGATTTCTCACCTGATCATCACGGTGGTggaggagaaggtggtggtggttcagGACTTAAAAAAGGACCATGGACGGCTGGAGAAGATGCGATCTTGACAGAATATGTTAAAAGACATGGTGAAGGTAATTGGAATGCTGTTCAGAAGAATTCAGGTTTGGCTCGTTGCGGTAAAAGCTGTCGTTTGAGATGGGCTAATCATCTCAGACCTAATCTTAAGAAAGGTTCATTTTCTCCGGAGGAAGAACATTTGATTTTAGAACTTCATTCTAAGCTTGGCAATAAATGGGCACGCATGGCCGCTCAG TTACCAGGAAGAACAGATAACGAAATAAAGAACTATTGGAATACAAGAGTGAAGCGACGACAACGAGCTGGATTACCACTCTATCCAGAAAACCTACAGAgacaatcttcttcttccttgtcaTTCCAGCTCCCTAATCAAAATCAGTCTAATGATCTTCAATTCTCATCTTTTCAACAACAAAAACCTAGCTTCAATTCTTCCCCATTTACTCTTTTCAATCTTGCTAATACCACTATTTCTACCCCACCTTTTGCATCCCAGTTTCATGAGTACAAAAGATACCGATCAGCTAATAGCAATTATGGGTACAGTCTCCCTTTTTCTTCCAATGATCATGCACAACTTCCTTCTTCCCTGTTTAGTCAAAACCATTCAAGTCAGTTGCAATCATCTTCTAATGTAGAAGGATACCATTTTGGCAATTTCGAGCTTAATCCGTCGACACAAATTCAGCGAAATTCTTTCGAGCCAGATGAGTTAGGGGGTTCTAGTTCTGATTTCTCCTTGAAACTGGAGCTCCCTTCAATCCAATTACCGGATGGAGCAGTAGCTAATGCTGCTAACTCGGGTAGTGTCGCTGAAGGTTGTAACTTATCCTCCCAGAGCTATCTACTGGATGCTCTATTGCAACAAGCTCAGACCATGGCAAATGGTGATAATGGGAAGAGAGCAGAAAAGAGATATGGATTTGATCAGTTTGCTCAGGATGCTCCAACTTCCGAATCTGTGTTTAAAATGAATGGTTCTAATCCATCAGCAAGCCAAGGTTCCTTTG GTGCTGGAATGAAGTTGAAAGAAGAACCTAAAGAGGTGATTAATTCAGGTGACGACGATTTGTCAAGTCTCTTAGATATCGTCCCACCACCAATGCATATAGGGGAATGGGGATACAGTGACAATAGTGGTGAAATTTCCAATGGACCATCCTCAGGTGTTACAGAAGACGACGTTGGTGGTCTTGATCAGATGAAGCAACTAAGCACTACATCCATGCCAAATACAAACTCGGATTCGGAATATTGGAATGACACTTGGAATAACATGCCTGGAATTTGCTAA